One window of Desulfarculus baarsii DSM 2075 genomic DNA carries:
- a CDS encoding 2-oxoacid:ferredoxin oxidoreductase subunit beta has product MATIEDFGQFETAWCPGCGNHSILKALKKALAHSGLEPQDILMVSGIGQAAKTPHYLLCNAFNGLHGRSLPAASGAKLANPRLKVIVESGDGCHYGEGGNHFLAALRCNLDITIIVHDNQVYGLTKGQASPTSMEGFKTKAQPDGVWSHPFNPLAVAISLHAGFVARGFSGEIDHLAELIQQGLAHRGLALIDVLQPCVSFNKVNTFKWYKDRAYKLGPEHDPTDWARAMQLSFEFGQRIPIGLLYKNDRPAFDDHFDVLRNGPLADQPVDKAALREVMMSFA; this is encoded by the coding sequence ATGGCTACCATCGAAGACTTCGGCCAGTTCGAGACCGCCTGGTGCCCAGGCTGCGGCAACCACTCCATCCTCAAGGCCCTGAAAAAGGCCCTGGCCCACAGCGGCCTGGAACCGCAAGACATCCTCATGGTCAGCGGCATCGGCCAGGCGGCCAAGACGCCCCATTATCTGTTGTGCAACGCCTTCAACGGCCTGCACGGCCGATCCCTGCCGGCGGCCAGCGGGGCCAAGCTGGCCAACCCCCGGCTCAAGGTCATCGTCGAAAGCGGCGACGGCTGCCACTACGGCGAGGGCGGCAATCACTTTCTGGCCGCCCTGCGCTGCAACCTGGACATCACCATCATCGTCCACGACAATCAGGTCTATGGCCTGACCAAGGGCCAGGCCAGCCCCACCAGCATGGAGGGCTTCAAGACCAAGGCCCAGCCCGACGGCGTGTGGTCGCACCCCTTCAACCCGCTGGCCGTGGCCATCTCGCTGCACGCCGGGTTCGTGGCGCGGGGCTTTTCGGGCGAGATCGACCACCTGGCCGAGCTGATCCAGCAAGGCCTGGCCCATCGCGGCCTGGCCCTGATCGACGTGTTGCAGCCGTGCGTTTCGTTCAACAAAGTCAATACGTTCAAGTGGTACAAGGACAGGGCCTACAAGCTGGGGCCCGAACACGACCCCACCGACTGGGCCCGGGCCATGCAGCTAAGTTTCGAGTTCGGCCAGCGCATCCCCATCGGCCTGCTCTACAAAAACGACCGCCCGGCCTTTGACGACCACTTCGACGTGCTGCGCAACGGCCCCCTGGCCGACCAGCCGGTGGACAAGGCCGCCCTGCGCGAGGTGATGATGAGCTTCGCCTGA
- a CDS encoding 2-oxoacid:acceptor oxidoreductase subunit alpha — translation MARSELTIMIGGEAGQGLVTIGQVLATTLTRAGYHIVVGQSYMSRIRGGHNTYSIRAAVGPIAAQREGVDILVALDQNTLSVHEAELRPGALVLADTGLSCGLSQCLSIPYKELAAARYENTVALGVAASLMGLDKAVVHEQLAHSLKKQPDEVIAANAQALDAAWDWAQTNHPAFDGLAPTQAQAERLLMGGNDAIALGAMSAGVKFCAFYPMTPATSIALNLAAHAKKMGLVVEQAEDEIAAINMAIGASFAGAPAIVSTSGGGFALMGEGVSLAGMTETPLVIAVIQRPGPATGLPTRTEQADLELTLYAGHGEFPRAILAPGSVEECFHLTRKAFFLAEQSQGPVFILGDQYLADSLRAVEPFALDGLEPVRAGLRQPGLGRAYQRYAIDASGVSPRALPGFGPELVVADSDEHTADGHITEDLAVRVQMAEKRMRKLAILAEAVIAPSFEGPAEAELLLACWGSAKGPVREAAQELRQAGRSVATCHFSQVWPLVGDKFLERFRQAGRVVMVEGNLTGQLAGLIRRETGFEVGRIVPRYDGLPLTPEYILRELQA, via the coding sequence ATGGCCAGAAGCGAACTGACGATCATGATCGGCGGCGAGGCCGGCCAGGGCCTGGTGACCATCGGGCAGGTGCTGGCCACCACGCTGACCAGGGCCGGCTACCACATCGTGGTGGGCCAAAGCTACATGTCGCGCATCCGGGGCGGCCACAACACCTACTCCATCCGCGCGGCCGTGGGGCCCATCGCCGCCCAGCGCGAGGGCGTCGACATCCTGGTGGCCCTGGATCAAAACACGTTGAGCGTCCACGAGGCCGAACTGCGCCCCGGCGCGCTGGTGCTGGCCGACACTGGCCTGAGCTGCGGCCTGAGCCAGTGCCTGAGCATCCCTTACAAGGAACTGGCCGCCGCCCGCTACGAGAACACCGTGGCCCTGGGCGTGGCCGCCAGCCTGATGGGCCTGGACAAGGCCGTGGTCCACGAACAATTGGCCCACAGCCTGAAAAAACAACCCGACGAGGTCATCGCCGCCAACGCCCAGGCCCTGGACGCCGCCTGGGACTGGGCCCAGACCAACCACCCGGCCTTTGACGGCCTGGCCCCGACCCAGGCCCAGGCCGAGCGCCTGCTGATGGGCGGCAACGACGCCATCGCCCTGGGGGCCATGTCGGCCGGGGTGAAGTTCTGCGCCTTTTATCCCATGACCCCGGCCACCTCCATCGCCCTGAACCTGGCGGCCCACGCCAAAAAAATGGGTTTGGTCGTCGAGCAGGCCGAGGACGAGATCGCCGCCATCAACATGGCCATCGGCGCGTCATTTGCCGGCGCGCCGGCCATCGTCAGCACCAGCGGCGGCGGCTTCGCCCTGATGGGCGAGGGCGTGAGCCTGGCCGGCATGACCGAAACGCCACTGGTCATCGCCGTCATCCAGCGGCCCGGCCCGGCCACGGGCCTGCCCACCCGCACCGAGCAGGCCGACCTGGAGCTGACGCTCTACGCCGGCCACGGCGAATTTCCCCGGGCCATCCTGGCCCCGGGCAGCGTGGAGGAATGCTTCCACCTGACGCGCAAGGCCTTCTTTTTGGCCGAACAATCCCAGGGGCCGGTGTTTATCCTGGGCGATCAATACCTGGCCGACTCGTTGCGGGCGGTGGAGCCCTTCGCGCTCGACGGCCTGGAGCCGGTGCGCGCGGGGCTGCGCCAGCCGGGCCTGGGCCGGGCCTACCAGCGCTACGCCATCGACGCAAGCGGCGTCTCGCCACGGGCCCTGCCCGGCTTTGGCCCGGAGCTGGTCGTGGCCGACAGCGACGAGCACACCGCCGACGGCCATATCACCGAAGACCTGGCCGTGCGCGTGCAAATGGCCGAAAAACGCATGCGCAAGCTGGCCATCCTGGCCGAGGCGGTCATCGCCCCGTCCTTCGAGGGCCCGGCCGAGGCCGAGCTGCTGCTGGCCTGCTGGGGCAGCGCCAAGGGCCCCGTGCGCGAGGCCGCCCAAGAGCTGCGCCAGGCCGGCCGCAGCGTGGCCACCTGCCACTTCAGCCAGGTCTGGCCGCTGGTGGGCGACAAATTCCTGGAGCGCTTCCGGCAAGCCGGCCGGGTGGTCATGGTCGAGGGCAACCTCACCGGCCAACTGGCCGGGCTGATCCGCCGCGAAACCGGCTTCGAGGTCGGCCGCATCGTGCCGCGCTACGACGGCCTGCCGCTGACGCCCGAATATATTTTGCGCGAGCTGCAAGCCTAG